The following proteins come from a genomic window of Cronobacter muytjensii ATCC 51329:
- the rpsN gene encoding 30S ribosomal protein S14, which translates to MAKQSMKAREVKRVALAEKYFAKRAELKAIISDVNASDEDRWNAVLKLQTLPRDSSPSRQRNRCRQTGRPHAFLRKFGLSRIKVREAAMRGEIPGLKKASW; encoded by the coding sequence ATGGCTAAGCAATCAATGAAAGCACGCGAAGTAAAGCGCGTAGCTTTAGCTGAAAAATACTTCGCTAAACGCGCTGAACTGAAAGCGATCATTTCTGATGTGAACGCTTCCGACGAAGATCGTTGGAACGCTGTTCTGAAGCTGCAGACTCTGCCGCGTGATTCCAGCCCGTCTCGTCAGCGTAACCGCTGCCGTCAAACTGGTCGTCCGCACGCTTTCCTGCGGAAGTTCGGGTTGAGCCGTATTAAGGTCCGTGAAGCCGCTATGCGCGGTGAAATCCCGGGTCTGAAAAAGGCTAGCTGGTAA